The Neomonachus schauinslandi chromosome 11, ASM220157v2, whole genome shotgun sequence genome contains a region encoding:
- the LOC110576426 gene encoding LOW QUALITY PROTEIN: olfactory receptor 51V1 (The sequence of the model RefSeq protein was modified relative to this genomic sequence to represent the inferred CDS: substituted 1 base at 1 genomic stop codon) → MIALRSPSVNSSSVILTAFSGLEQQYPWISIPFCTIYAMVFLGNCLVLHVIWTEPSLHQPMFYFLDMLALTDLCMGLSTVHTMLGILWGFIREISLDSCIAQSYFIHGLSFMESSVLLTMAFDRYITICHPLRYSSILNNSRIFKIGLTIVVRSFFFITPPIINLKFFHYCHSHILSHSFCLHQDLLCLACSDIRFNSYYVLMLVIFTLLLDAVLILYSYVLILRAVLAIASQEEWHKSFQTCISHICAVLVFYIPIICLTMVHRFSKRLSPVIHVLMGNIHILFPPLMNPIMYSIKTQQIQSRMLRLFSLKICXDAQVF, encoded by the coding sequence ATGATTGCTTTGAGAAGCCCTAGCGTGAATTCTTCCTCCGTCATTCTCACTGCATTTTCTGGCCTGGAGCAGCAATATCCCTGGATCTCCATTCCTTTCTGCACCATCTATGCCATGGTCTTCCTGGGAAACTGCCTGGTGCTGCATGTGATCTGGACTGAGCCGAGCCTGCACCAGCCTATGTTCTACTTCCTGGACATGCTGGCCCTCACTGACCTGTGCATGGGGCTGTCCACAGTGCACACGATGCTGGGCATCCTGTGGGGGTTCATTCGAGAAATCAGCCTGGATTCCTGCATTGCCCAGTCCTACTTCATCCATGGTCTGTCCTTCATGGAGTCCTCTGTCCTCCTTACTATGGCCTTTGATAGGTATATCACTATTTGCCATCCACTGCGTTATTCCTCCATTCTGAATAATTCCAGGATTTTCAAAATTGGGCTCACCATAGTAGTTAGGAGTTTCTTCTTTATTACACCCCCCATCATCAATCTGAAATTTTTCCATTACTGCCATTCCCACATCCTCTCTCACTCATTCTGCCTGCACCAGGACCTTCTCTGCCTAGCTTGCTCAGACATCAGATTTAATAGCTACTACGTCCTGATGCTGGTCATTTTCACGCTGTTGTTGGATGCTGTTCTGATCCTTTACTCCTATGTCCTGATTCTTAGGGCAGTCCTGGCAATTGCCTCTCAGGAGGAGTGGCATAAGTCATTTCAGACCTGCATCTCCCACATTTGTGCTGTTCTGGTGTTCTACATCCCTATCATTTGCCTAACAATGGTGCACCGTTTCAGCAAACGTCTCTCCCCTGTGATCCATGTACTTATGGGCAACATCCACATCCTTTTCCCACCTTTGATGAACCCCATCATGTACAGTATCAAGACCCAGCAGATTCAGAGCAGAATGCTCAGactcttttctctgaaaatatgtTGAGATGCTCAGgtcttttaa